attattaaaatctagaagaatttttcatagatcttcactctttgtaggaagtccttcggaagccagaaacagtttaacacttgtgttggtatacccatcataaaatactaatgcaggttggtcgtgtagaaaagcaagatgaagtttaatggcctttaagatatccggttcccttaatctggctaacagatatcgactattagagttattggttaatctaactcttggtgagGTCAATGGATCCAGATTAGtagatggttctaaagtatctgTCTTAGTGAAATTAATATGGGTATGGAACGGATTCTTGGttttgcaaatttcgatggcctgttTGTCTGTATGTATGTTTGTGCTCTGAACTTCATCTTTGTTGTTGCATAAACTGCTATTTGAATTTTCCAGGCTAATACCTCTTCTGATATTCTTCGGATTTTTATGTGACCCAGATGAAAACGTTGGTTCGAAATATGAAGATTcgatagaccatttaatgtttacagCAGGTGGCCAAATGCCCTTATTAAGTAATAGGTTAATAGatgttctagattttatacctattttgaatgaagAACCAGTTGTTGTGTCAGCGTCTTTAAGGAGGATATAACGTCTTATATATATTCCTTGacacctagcttctctttaatatagtgaaccacttgtataggggtgtatattgggcttaagttactaataactacaaagtgacacttatcttctgtaatttttgacttttgctctggactttcttcgaaatgttgaggctcttcagtttgggtacttgaggtggcataacatgtatttttcttcaatacctcTTTTTTCGTTGTTATGGTAGATAGACTTTTGATTAGATTGCGCATTTGATTCGATATTTCATTGATGTTTGAAGAGAGCCTTTCTGGGTCATACATCCTGTGTTCATCGAAGTTCCTATCGCCTCCCAGATGATGTTTACCCAACAGCTAAAATCTCCAAGCTGTTGATGGTTATGGAAAAGGGCGGAGCAGACCAATACAAAGAAAAATCTATAGATGACATAGGAGATGacaatacggaagaaaatctTCTGGAACTTAATTATCATGACAGTGATGAGGGTGAAAATGATATGTTGGATGATTTAGTAAATAGCAAGGGTACCGAAATGTCGACCAGTAATAGCAATGCAGATAATACACTAATTAAAACAATTGCacccaaattaaaaaagaaaattattaggAAAGTCGTCCCGTGGACTAAAGAACAGAAGGAAGTAACATTAAAGtactttaaaaatcatattaaagTAAAGAAAGCCCCTAAAAGACTAGAGTGTGATGAGTTTaagtaaaagtttaaaaaaataatatacaacaaagattggttaaaaatcaaaatttttatacaaaatgcatataaagacaagtaagaaaataattaaaatctgctttagtatttttttagtatttcCTTAAATGGTGGAGTTGAGTTTAATATTGTATATCATTTGGTTTCTAAGACATCCCAGGGGGTGATTTTATATGTGGtcatgtttcatttttttatggcTATTTATTTAAAATCCTTAGTTTAGCTTAAGGTTAGGTATGGTAGAATGAAAGAACCTcatttaaattactttatcttctgTTCATAATTATACCTACAATCTGATTACTGCttatcaaataaattattaaattgttcctgtttttaaatatgttcagaaaaaaaagtttaggtctatttatgcattttatttttgtattgttaatgTTCACAACAAGAAGTACctatgtatatacctaaatatatatataaattttgttACGCTATGAGAGCATTTCTATCAAATTTTTTTCCCATAGATGAATAGCCGTTCTCCCTTTCCGAAGCATGGAATTTTACTGCCttatatatttttgtcttttttctgtATAATTCGAAAAATTCAGAATAATTTATTACACAAATGATTCTGTTAACACAATTTTCAGTTTATCTCTAGATGCAATTATTAATTGTTTTCGGTTGCACTTGCTTCCATGCACTTACGGTCCAAATTAAGAAGTTGGTAATATTTATAGACTTTTTAATCTCCTTTGTAGAATCGTATTCGTCCATTGACGACAGTAGccttaaaatcaaaaattgtcgGCAGTATGTTGTAAAACATTTTATAATCCATTGATCCAGGGGTTGTATTCTGATGTAGTATTTGGTGgtagaaatattattttaacattGGATAAAACAAGTTGTGGATGAGACGTACCATTGTCTAGAAACAAAAGAACTTTTCGATTTTCTCTCTGCATTCTTCTATCAAATTTATTTAGCCAGTCTGTCATGATTTCCCTTGTCATCCACGCCTTCTTATGGCTATACCATTCGATAGGTAATTTTTCTATGTGTGAAACCTTGAAACAACGGGGTTTTTTACTTTTTCCAATTACTGAGTGGCCTTTCTTTGTCCCCTATTATGTTGGTGCAAAATAGTATTGTGACTCTTTCTTTGGAAGCCTTATTTGCAGTGCATCTTTCTCCTTTTAGGTATAAGTTTTGTTGGGTAATGCTCTAAAAAATAATCCCGTCTCATCTGCGTTAAAAATGTCTCGCGGAGAGAGAGCGAGCAGTTTCTCTTTCCAGTCAGAAACCACTAATAAATCTACAGCAGCTGCTTACGCACATATGgatttcaaggaaatattatgaCGCTTACAAAATTTCTCGAGCCATCCGCCAGAAGCTTTCATAATATCGAGACTTAGTTCCTTTGCAACTTCTAATgatttttcttgaataattttaccACAAACAGGAATATTTTTAGACCTCACTTTACAAAACCAATCGAAAACGAAAACAATTTGGTCTCATGCAGCaccctacgttttcaaaaattttattttcgctTCCAGGTTTCCGCTCTcagaaaattaattaatttaatcacATGTTTCAAAATTTCACTAGCTTGAGTTTTTCCAATTCCAAATTTTTCTGCTAACTTTCTAACACTTAACTTATGCATCTCTGCATAATGAACCATatcgactttttctttcaaacctaaaaacttccttttggTGGACGCCATATTATTTACGTTGCAAAACCTTCAGaactaaaattatttcagttTTACTAATTTTACATAGGTCGATATTCAGATAAAATCTATTACGCAATTTAATCCGAAAGTAACAAAAATTAAGTtaagtttttgaatattttgcttCATCTGATATTTCcgttaaaattaatataataaaatacaataacTTCATCATAAAATTTAATGTTCCTGGCATCGGCATTCGCGTCATCGGTCACACACAGGACATtagtaaaatgtattattttgCTTGCTTTGCTTACAGTTTGTTAATGTAAAgtggaaatatcaaacttttattACTTGGTGCCGCTAACGTAAACAGTTATATCAAATATCACCCATCTCATGGACATCTGtattgatttgaaataataaatctatactaaatttacaatcaagatgcagtagaaataaacaaaccaagacacgttaaatgctactaggagcactcccgaatcgtaatttacaatgtataaattttggaaatcatgatttgggatttacaatgtatatacattgtaaattatgattctggagtgctcctagtagaatttaacgtgtcttggtttgtttaattctactgcatcttgattgtaaatttagtataggtagcTTTATTATATAACATTAGAATGTAaaatatttgaataaaaatttttatttttccatttgcTGTCCGCATTTGCACAGGCCGTTGAAGGGAGAATGATTTTTGAATATCGccgaatgatttttgttttaaaaatcgtccgtatagaggaggtgtccggcgaagaaaggtgtccgttaagagagagtttactatataaaactataaataaatgaaatattacTTAATACGTTCTCAATAAATAAGGATCATTTTTATATGTAGATATCACAATTGTATCAAAATTGTATAGATATCATAATTGAATATAACAAGCAGATCGAAAATTCCAACTCGTATTACAATTTCGCTACGAAGCTCAAATACCGGTaggtaatttaatatattttttgtttcattttatgtaTAATGTATTTCTAAATATTAGTGCGTCcttcagtttggcaacattgaATGGACGCAACTGTGTATGGTTGGAGGTATATACGGAGTTAACAAAGCCGCCTGTTATAAAGATGCAATAATggtttaaaataaacgaaaattcgaatatttaaaaaattaaaatataataaaacaaagtatagtCCCATAttagaaattaaattttaaaccaatATTCGTCGGAAAATTATCAATTTTCCTTGTATTTCCAGGAGACGCAATAAGATCGCTTTGTTATACGGACGCAGTAATGGTAAcatgatgtatatatatatatatatatatatatatatatatatatatatatatatatatatatatatatatatagtaatgtttgaataacggcaattcggtcagttgaaagaaaactctatttgttttaagtctcaatatttcgtcactatttggtgacttcttcaggagaaaactgcaaatttattaatattagacatggacaaacttaaatatttcgatacttacaactataagagtaaaaatttaaatttctttaacattattattattatgccgttattcaaacattactatttaacacagtacggtcgataatatttgtacaaatatatatatatatatatatatatatatatatatatatatatatatatatatatatgtatatatataaaatagatgaaatagagaatgtggaaaaatccccttacgaacaattcacacatccatcatttcgggctgggaaaaatttttcgaatagaatcaaagatccaaacaccagttcttagaaatgtgtttcgccctcttcaacctctctgggctcgtcggtaaagacaagaggttatatatatatatacagggtgtaacaaaaatacaggtcataaattaaatcacatattctgggaccaaaaatagttcgattgaacctaacttaccttagtacaaatatgtacacaaaaaaagttacagccctttgaagttacaaaatgaaaatcgattttttccgatatatcgaaaactattagagattttttaatgaaaatggacatgtggcatccttatggcatgaacatcctaaaaagaaattatattgaaatttgtgcagcccataaaacattttatggcggttttgttcccttaaaccccccaaacttttatgtgcgtcccaattaaataatttttgtagtaccattagttaaacacaatgtttttaaaacttttttgcctcttagtactttttcgataaaccagttttaatcgaaatgcgacttcttttttaatatgtttacataaatattttatgggggttttgtgcctttaaaccttccaaatgtttgtgtacgttccaactaaactattattgctgtgccattagttaaacacagtgtttttaaaacttttttgcctcagtatttttcagataaggcaccttttatcgagatgtggcttcttttttaatatggttcaaagtatacctcaaactgtaatttataaataaattttcatattacagtaaaacctcgatataacggactaattgggggaacggggtgtccgttaaagtcgaaagtccgttatataaaaataggtttaaaataaatcaaaaaacttgattttgaaaatatgcaaaacacaaacaaaattcgTCGGACATTGCTTTCGGTAATCCAGATTCAAAGCAGGCCTGCTTTGAAAAGCGAATCAAGTTTTGTTTGCATTTTTGAAGTTTCCTTATTCTTTTATAATCAAATCTCTAAAATTACGAAATTGCGTATAATACAGTGAACTTCGTTATCTTACGAATAATCAAAATGTTGTTAGATCGTAAAGATGCGATCTTACCTCTGAAAACTTAATTTTTGGCAATGTTGTTTTGTCTTTGTTGCTATCTTCACAACCACCCACATTTTTTAGGTTCATAACTTCATCTGCTATTTCACTTTCAGTCATGATATTATACCCAGGGTAAACTTCAGCTACTTCTAGACATTGTAAAACATCTTTCTCAGCTACCTACTTCTTCTCCGGCATTATTATGTATTGTCCTACAGAAATCAGAAATTTCCAACCCTTCTAAACCTATGtttgcatcttggccatcaaacaaatttttcttttgcaaGGTACGCTGATCTCTTGTATCTTCTGCATTATCTGTATCATGCAATACAAccattacttcatctaaaaactttctgcgagaTATTCGTTTGGTTTCCAAAATTGTTCCCTGATCCATTAGTTGAATAagcaatgttttattttttggccaaaacatacaattaaagttTGTAGGTAGGTGTAGCGTTTGGGGTCCACACGGACCCCGTTGGTATTCAATGTATCTTGGTATGTGACACGTTAAGCATGTACAATATTAATAcgacgtttttaattttttttacttttggcaatattttttgtccgttatattcgaagtccgttaaatagaggtccgttatatcgaaGTTTTACTGTATTACCAAGTCTCTAAAATCGTACTTAACagtacacaaatatgtggtgaatttgaatacaaatattcaaaatatctcaaaaaaaactaacttttcgaaaaagtactaagagcaaaaaagttttaaaaactgtgtttaactaattgtgccacaatgataatttaattggaacgtacacaaaagtttgagggggtttaagggaacaaaacccccataaaaattttatggggtacacaaatttcactataattttttttcagatgttcctatcataagaatgtcacatgcccgttttcaataagaaacctcaAACAGTGTTCGgtctattgaaaaaaatcgatttttattttgtaacttcaaagggctgtaactttttttaggtgcacatttgtactaaggtaagttaggttcaatcgaactatttttggtcccagaatatgtgatttaatttatgacctgtatttttggtGCACCCTGTATactccaagatttttccaaaagtactgaaaaggtATGTGGtgtttttgaaaaggtaattaaagacctttaaaatgaggtatcactcaaccccctttccattaaagattttgggggttgtgtccgcccccacTAGAGGCTttatgtaatttagttgaaaactggtttacaaaatgtccccctcacaaataaattgacgtgtttttgcatatttttagattttctatacaGACCAAATtgtagggggtggcaacttttcagcACATTGACACTTTTTCATTGACacatttaggtctggatcccgcgtatgaaaaaaaaagttgattaatagcaagctgaaaatttgttaatagcttaagggtgtctagtcggacaaactttgatatatgggaacactggaatagtggaagttttaattgtggaacaggttaaaaatttggaacggtcagaccacgaaaacggcacatgtattttgtccgacagaacagacttaaactcttcgaacagatattaaactctcatgcaaaaatcagactgctatttatcagcaaatgggcgttttaatgagtggaacatgtagaatatgtcaaatgacaggaattatgacaggtgataaatagcagtctgatttttgcatgagagtttaatctctgttcggagagtttaagtctgttctgtcggacaaaataaatgcgccgttttcgtggtgtgaccgttccaaatttttaacctgttccacaattaaaactgcccctgttccagtgttcccatatatcaaagtatATCCgcctagacacccttaagctattaaaaaattttcagcttgctattaatcaacttttttttcatacgcgggatccagacctaattgtATAACACCTACACCtacactataataataataataaaagaaatagCAAAACTTACCTGAAATTTACGTCTGGTGAAATACTTATAATGTACTTCATCTTTTTTGGTCTGGGCCTTTTTTTTCGATGGTTTCGACCCATATTCAATCTGAGATTCAAAGTCTTCCCCGAATTGTGAGTTAAGGGACAACGACGCCACGGGAGTAACAGCGTTAAGGGACAATTCGCATCCGTAGTTTTCCGGCGCCGAATTTTGAATTTCTTGCTGCACTGTTGATATTTTCTCAAAATTTGAGATCCTACTCTCAGATTCttcatttttgaataattttccaTCAATATGATGTAACAAATTTTCCTCAATATTGCACTTAATTCTATTAAAGAAAGTCTTGTCGAATACGTCGTCAAAGGTTAAAGAACtaatttttaaattgtctatGGAATGATCTGTGATTTTTTTGACACGGTAGAAGTGATCGAATTCGGGGTACGGGTTGATACAACTCGACTTTTCCGGTACTGGTTCACTTTTGTTTACATTCGTTTGTTTGCCTCTTTCCGCGGGTTTCTGCCTCTTCTTCTTTTGAGCATCACTTATGACCTGAAGTCTTTTACTTTCCCTTCTGTTAAGAGCTATCCGCGACGATTTTACGGTCAGTTTCTTGCTTCGTAGCTCTTTTAACTTTGCATTTTTTGCCCGAATTGATTTTTTAGCTCTATCGGGGTTATCTGTCGCTTCAGCCTTTGGTTTGGTTTTGCTCCTCGTCAGTTTGACAGATACCTCTTTTACAGACCTATCTTCAGTCAAAGCCAACTTCGCAGGAGCTTTCTCGTTAATTTCCGGCACAGGTTGATGGTGGGAAACGTTATGGTCAGACAACAAAGAGTTGATTACGAAGCGTTCCTCGCACGGAAGACATCCGAAATATTTGTCAGAATGTTCGTTGATTAGATGTTGGAAGAGATCTTTTAAAGTGTTTTCTGAGGAACCTAATTTCTCGCAGTAGATACACGGAGTGACAGTGAGTTGGTTTTGCTTCCGCGAACTGAGCCGACGGTTTTTCTTTACCGAATGAATGCGCTCGACGTGTTTTTGGCGGAGATTTGCGCTGGCAAACGACCTCTCGCAATAAAGACACAACAAGGTCATTCTTCCTTttgaatctgaaaaaaaaacatacttaaattatttgcaataaaaaatctattgaaaaaatggtaatatacagggtgtccaaaaactctaccgacaaacgaagaccggagattcctcagataattttaagacaaaataacccaattcacttagtccgaaaatgggaccctaagggagctagagctatttgaagatggcgtctggtaattagttattttttaaatacctccagaacgtttctatttagaaaaacgaaaattggtacccgtatttatcttccagagataaatcgattccatctattgcgaatttctagtcctggtcataggcgtccgttttgggtagggcaacgctTACTTTATCGCATcgcttttttgtctttaatttttaagcatttttgactctggattattaaattatgaaatattctagtactaaaagctactcttactttgtttgtaaaatacaccgttttctagaaaaatcgatttaaaaatttttcgttttttgaatttcaaaaaaacctgtttagaaaaacaaaaactggtacgtttatttatattccagagatgaatcgatttcattaagtgcgaatttctagtatcggtcatattatgcgtccgttttgggtgggtcAACGgctattttattgcataactttttgtctttaatttttaagactttttgacactacactagattattaaatttttttttaaattcaagaaatgaacaattttcaaatcgatttttctagaaaacggtgtgccctaccgacttaaaagcaagagtaccttttagtactagaatacctcacaatttaataatcaagtcaataatgcttaaaagttaaagacaaaaaagttatgcgataaaatatccgttgccctacccaaaacggacgcctataaccggtactataattcgcaatggatggaatcgatttatctcagGAAGATAGataatatgtgtaccaattttcgttttcctaactagaagcgttctggagatattaaagaaaaactaattacaagacgccatcttcaatgAGCTCTAGCTCtattaggaagcattttcggactaggtgttCTGTGTAGGAATTCCCTGTCTTTGTTTGTCGCTagaatttctggacaccctgtataatggatTTACATGATACGACACATTATacaagaatatttaaaaaatgcacgCAAAATGTAAACAGTGTCAATAGAATTAGTAAAAAATCGAATGTATTTCTCAGATAACAGATAACTTTAAAGCCGTACTGATCTTTATACTTTAAAGCTGATAACTTTACTGATAACTTTAAAGCATCGATATCTGAAACATACTAACGGTCCAGAAATAATAAAGTCAGTGATAGAGTATgcaataaataatacaaaaactataataaatatatagtAGGAGAGCCATgaatgctaaatttgcagttactaaagcgttaTGGTCACTTGTTGGGTTGTGAaaattaggtcctaaaaccaaaaaggttaagttaacttttgcattttagtggggactttcaattttttaattcaattttccatttccgacaatcttttttccgattatagcgccatctatccataattcgaaaaaatatctcgaataaaagttgcttatttttacgtaaggaatccaacaatatgtaataaaaaataaggactcctatttaagattttaaagtaaccccccacccaaatccgtgggggtcgtgttaataaaaaaataaaaatgtataccatttttattcagttgcaatgcagtaaaaattaagacagtgttggcttcgcattgcaactgaataaaaatgtcatacatttttattttatattagtattactcatttgagtaacataggtccattttccgttggaatttaccacgcCGAACAGACGGGGTCGagatttgcaaattttagaattctctcttgtcttcttcgcttcagcatccatttggcttgcaatttttagaagccatggaggtgttaccaggaaaatggtccgataagttttcaattaaacatctcttaaaaatatttttaaatatttttattatgatgaaaattttgacttttatttagcagatgccgctaggcacatACTACCATCCCGTCAGTTGCTATGCAGGGACTAATAGAGTCGAAAATTTAAACTTAGGGCAGAgatagcaacctatgcattctctgaggAGCCACTAAAAAGTGGCGCAATCGTCGATAAAAGTGCTAGTTGCCTCTCtgaactaagtaaaaattaagacagttttggcttcgcattgcaactgaataaaaatgaaaaaaaatatacatttttatttttagttctattgttgtttttccactccACAGCTTTAAAATGTTTCAACCAGGATGTGCGTCGTCTCCTCTGTCCTCTTtgtccttccactttcccttgtatGACCAATTGTATTctcatattttcatttttttagtatGTGGCCAAAGTAGctaatttttctttccttcatagtgttgagtagatctttttcttttttcatcatTCTTAGgtccggtactttatgtctcgattaacagccggttaattaaccggggtttaatcaggacctctttagggtctcttgcgttgtaataaatgcaattacaagtattaatataattataaataagtataatCATACCtttaattgcatttattacaacgcaacagaccctaaagaggtcccgattaaaccccggttaactagCCGGCTTTTAATCAATACATAAACTACCGGACCTTAATGTTTCTAAAACGATAATTCTTTACTTGGTTGCATTTAGGTTTCTAAAGACATTgtcgatatttttgttttttttatttgctttgaGAATACATTGTCACTAGCTGATGTCTCAATGAGGGTGATACTGTTTCAGATATAGTTCGTTTGAAGGACGATTTTGATGCATTTTTCTCGTTGGaaataacttttattttcattaagAGAGCTTCATGCGAGTCTTTGTTTGAATTTCGAACGAGACAGTCGATATTACCAGTTTGCTtatctatagttaaatataaatacaaaaataaaaatccagtTTTTGTGGTGAAACAAATTAAACGATTGTTAATGGGACCCAAAAAGCGAAAATGGATTCCGCTTCGACGGCGATAAATCGGAATATTCTGCAATCTAACGAACCTATGCAATGCGACGCAATGGGTACTAGTCAGCAGCCAGTGGCGTACGCTCCAAAATACCAAATGTGCACTGATCAACAATTACAAGGTAATATGCAAATTTCTCAACCATTAAACACATCTTACTCTCAACCCTTAAAGCAACCCCAATATACTAACCCACCTTCCACCTCATTAAATCAAACCGAATGGAAAACAGTCGAAAACTCCAACAAAAGACATCGAACTAGTCCAGACAAAAGAATTGTaaagcaaacaaaaataaacgattacTGGCTGAACTCGCCGACTACCACTTCTAACAGATTCGAGGCACTAAATAGCGAGTCAAAAGATGAtgaaataaatgacaatgaaatcacaagtaaaaaagagaaaataaccaAACCGCCTCCAATATTTATTAAGGGGGTTAAACACATACCCCCACTTATCGAATTACTAAACCAAATTGCTGAAAATAATTACGAATTAAAAGTTCTTAGCTCCGATCAAGTTAAACTTCAGCCAAAATCTGCTGACTACTATAGTACAATAACAAAAGCCCTATCGGAAAAAAAGACAGAGTTTCATACTTATCAAATA
This genomic window from Diabrotica virgifera virgifera chromosome 1, PGI_DIABVI_V3a contains:
- the LOC126878827 gene encoding uncharacterized protein LOC126878827 — its product is MVNSGTFDTNALGSGDRNAKVTFTYPDAVSSDSVSTHCKTGASAWSSTADGDAAAASAQSSDESKSVEHETPRKNLDASTGNVDCSVDGEDKSTLCCSVPLEKVQGVLTFHPPKCEEPKPTRKLLDSKGRMTLLCLYCERSFASANLRQKHVERIHSVKKNRRLSSRKQNQLTVTPCIYCEKLGSSENTLKDLFQHLINEHSDKYFGCLPCEERFVINSLLSDHNVSHHQPVPEINEKAPAKLALTEDRSVKEVSVKLTRSKTKPKAEATDNPDRAKKSIRAKNAKLKELRSKKLTVKSSRIALNRRESKRLQVISDAQKKKRQKPAERGKQTNVNKSEPVPEKSSCINPYPEFDHFYRVKKITDHSIDNLKISSLTFDDVFDKTFFNRIKCNIEENLLHHIDGKLFKNEESESRISNFEKISTVQQEIQNSAPENYGCELSLNAVTPVASLSLNSQFGEDFESQIEYGSKPSKKKAQTKKDEVHYKYFTRRKFQVSFAISFIIIIIV